One part of the Osmerus mordax isolate fOsmMor3 chromosome 18, fOsmMor3.pri, whole genome shotgun sequence genome encodes these proteins:
- the mtdha gene encoding metadherin a isoform X4 produces MATDWQALAMEQAELISSRLREILSSGQGYIRSQFGVELGLRPELYPSWAVLLTAVVGVLVVLVMSWAALCGSGKKRITSATYGSGGEPVKAPVIKTVKSEEQKKKIKKKSVDKAQSNGRTVPEPKAEVRAGEEIPKSSPLLAPEVETEKPVLTQVKKSKKKPKQEVKPAKNVLVSIGKESDDGAWETKVSNREKKQQRRKDKGPDDSGSPGGVEAPSFHTNPPTVTAPLHTNRKNKEPQRTRTGGKGDVSIAPVNPHWREEPSVNGGGWADVSTKLPSQMAIKDWPAITTGPRHRNPESQTWNPDMEGTWSGVDSRIKPELKPVTFSVPGMNTTASEPKPHFPADRQRDNQPACEDVWSNGIDAADPSSDWNAPTELWGNYEEPVVVEAPAPPPPEQAAPQVGQVSDEEMEDAASGGTAKSKKKKKKKKKLEDEGVPAQ; encoded by the exons ATGGCAACGGATTGGCAAGCCCTAGCTATGGAGCAAGCTGAATTGATCTCTAGTCGTCTCAGAGAGATCTTATCCTCTGGACAGGGATATATTAGATCGCAGTTTGGAGTTGAACTAGGACTGAGGCCTGAGCTCTACCCGTCTTGGGCTGTTCTCTTAACGGCGGTCGTTGGTGTGCTAGTAGTGCTTGTGATGTCGTGGGCCGCTTTATGTGGCAGTGGGAAAAAGCGTATAACGTCTGCCACATACGGCAGTGGTGGTGAACCAGTGAAGGCTCCAGTGATCAAGACTGTCAAATCCGAGgaacaaaagaaaaagataAAAAAGAAATCTGTTGATAAG GCTCAATCCAATGGTCGAACTGTACCAGAGCCCAAAGCAGAGGTGAGAGCTGGTGAAGAAATCCCCAAATCATCTCCATTATTGGCACCAGAGGTTGAAACCGAGAAG CCTGTACTTACACAGGTAAAGAAAAGCAAGAAGAAACCTAAACAGGAGGTAAAGCCAGCCAAGAATGTGTTAGTGTCGATTGGAAAGGAGTCAGATGATG GGGCATGGGAGACCAAGGTAAGTAACCGAGAGAAAAAACAACAGCGGCGGAAGGACAAGGGTCCAGATGACTCAGGAAGCCCAGGTGGTGTGGAGGCTCCTAGCTTTCATACAAACCCACCCACTGTCACCGCCCCCCTCCATACCAACAGAAAAAACAAAG AACCCCAGCGGACAAGGACTGGTGGAAAAGGAGATGTTTCCATTGCACCAG TGAACCCCCACTGGAGAGAGGAGCCCTCAGTGAATGGGGGAGGATGGGCAGATGTGTCCACAAAACTTCCCAGCCAGATGGCCATCAAAGATTGGCCGGCCATAACCACTGGCCCCCGACACAGAAACCCTGAGTCCCAGACCTGGAATCCAGATATGGAAG GGACATGGAGTGGGGTCGACAGCAGGATCAAGCCTGAACTCAAACCTGTGACTTTCTCTGTGCCTGGAATGAACACAACAG CCTCGGAGCCCAAGCCCCATTTTCCTGCTGATCGGCAACGGGATAATCAGCCCGCTTGTGAGGATGTTTGGTCCA ATGGCATCGATGCAGCGGACCCCAGCTCTGACTGGAACGCCCCAACGGAGCTGTGGGGGAACTACGAGGAGCCGGTGGTGGTGGAggccccggccccaccaccaccgGAGCAGGCCGCACCCCAGGTGGGCCAG GTGTcggatgaggagatggaggatgcCGCCAGTGGGGGAACTGCCAaatccaagaagaagaagaaaaagaagaagaaactggAGGATGAGGGTGTTCCAGCACAG TAA
- the mtdha gene encoding metadherin a isoform X5, whose protein sequence is MATDWQALAMEQAELISSRLREILSSGQGYIRSQFGVELGLRPELYPSWAVLLTAVVGVLVVLVMSWAALCGSGKKRITSATYGSGGEPVKAPVIKTVKSEEQKKKIKKKSVDKAQSNGRTVPEPKAEVRAGEEIPKSSPLLAPEVETEKPVLTQVKKSKKKPKQEVKPAKNVLVSIGKESDDGAWETKVSNREKKQQRRKDKGPDDSGSPGGVEAPSFHTNPPTVTAPLHTNRKNKEPQRTRTGGKGDVSIAPVNPHWREEPSVNGGGWADVSTKLPSQMAIKDWPAITTGPRHRNPESQTWNPDMEGTWSGVDSRIKPELKPVTFSVPGMNTTASEPKPHFPADRQRDNQPACEDVWSNGIDAADPSSDWNAPTELWGNYEEPVVVEAPAPPPPEQAAPQVSDEEMEDAASGGTAKSKKKKKKKKKLEDEGVPAQ, encoded by the exons ATGGCAACGGATTGGCAAGCCCTAGCTATGGAGCAAGCTGAATTGATCTCTAGTCGTCTCAGAGAGATCTTATCCTCTGGACAGGGATATATTAGATCGCAGTTTGGAGTTGAACTAGGACTGAGGCCTGAGCTCTACCCGTCTTGGGCTGTTCTCTTAACGGCGGTCGTTGGTGTGCTAGTAGTGCTTGTGATGTCGTGGGCCGCTTTATGTGGCAGTGGGAAAAAGCGTATAACGTCTGCCACATACGGCAGTGGTGGTGAACCAGTGAAGGCTCCAGTGATCAAGACTGTCAAATCCGAGgaacaaaagaaaaagataAAAAAGAAATCTGTTGATAAG GCTCAATCCAATGGTCGAACTGTACCAGAGCCCAAAGCAGAGGTGAGAGCTGGTGAAGAAATCCCCAAATCATCTCCATTATTGGCACCAGAGGTTGAAACCGAGAAG CCTGTACTTACACAGGTAAAGAAAAGCAAGAAGAAACCTAAACAGGAGGTAAAGCCAGCCAAGAATGTGTTAGTGTCGATTGGAAAGGAGTCAGATGATG GGGCATGGGAGACCAAGGTAAGTAACCGAGAGAAAAAACAACAGCGGCGGAAGGACAAGGGTCCAGATGACTCAGGAAGCCCAGGTGGTGTGGAGGCTCCTAGCTTTCATACAAACCCACCCACTGTCACCGCCCCCCTCCATACCAACAGAAAAAACAAAG AACCCCAGCGGACAAGGACTGGTGGAAAAGGAGATGTTTCCATTGCACCAG TGAACCCCCACTGGAGAGAGGAGCCCTCAGTGAATGGGGGAGGATGGGCAGATGTGTCCACAAAACTTCCCAGCCAGATGGCCATCAAAGATTGGCCGGCCATAACCACTGGCCCCCGACACAGAAACCCTGAGTCCCAGACCTGGAATCCAGATATGGAAG GGACATGGAGTGGGGTCGACAGCAGGATCAAGCCTGAACTCAAACCTGTGACTTTCTCTGTGCCTGGAATGAACACAACAG CCTCGGAGCCCAAGCCCCATTTTCCTGCTGATCGGCAACGGGATAATCAGCCCGCTTGTGAGGATGTTTGGTCCA ATGGCATCGATGCAGCGGACCCCAGCTCTGACTGGAACGCCCCAACGGAGCTGTGGGGGAACTACGAGGAGCCGGTGGTGGTGGAggccccggccccaccaccaccgGAGCAGGCCGCACCCCAG GTGTcggatgaggagatggaggatgcCGCCAGTGGGGGAACTGCCAaatccaagaagaagaagaaaaagaagaagaaactggAGGATGAGGGTGTTCCAGCACAG TAA
- the mtdha gene encoding metadherin a isoform X2 yields MATDWQALAMEQAELISSRLREILSSGQGYIRSQFGVELGLRPELYPSWAVLLTAVVGVLVVLVMSWAALCGSGKKRITSATYGSGGEPVKAPVIKTVKSEEQKKKIKKKSVDKAQSNGRTVPEPKAEVRAGEEIPKSSPLLAPEVETEKPVLTQVKKSKKKPKQEVKPAKNVLVSIGKESDDGAWETKVSNREKKQQRRKDKGPDDSGSPGGVEAPSFHTNPPTVTAPLHTNRKNKEPQRTRTGGKGDVSIAPVNPHWREEPSVNGGGWADVSTKLPSQMAIKDWPAITTGPRHRNPESQTWNPDMEGTWSGVDSRIKPELKPVTFSVPGMNTTASEPKPHFPADRQRDNQPACEDVWSNGIDAADPSSDWNAPTELWGNYEEPVVVEAPAPPPPEQAAPQVSDEEMEDAASGGTAKSKKKKKKKKKLEDEGVPAQVRKQLNKK; encoded by the exons ATGGCAACGGATTGGCAAGCCCTAGCTATGGAGCAAGCTGAATTGATCTCTAGTCGTCTCAGAGAGATCTTATCCTCTGGACAGGGATATATTAGATCGCAGTTTGGAGTTGAACTAGGACTGAGGCCTGAGCTCTACCCGTCTTGGGCTGTTCTCTTAACGGCGGTCGTTGGTGTGCTAGTAGTGCTTGTGATGTCGTGGGCCGCTTTATGTGGCAGTGGGAAAAAGCGTATAACGTCTGCCACATACGGCAGTGGTGGTGAACCAGTGAAGGCTCCAGTGATCAAGACTGTCAAATCCGAGgaacaaaagaaaaagataAAAAAGAAATCTGTTGATAAG GCTCAATCCAATGGTCGAACTGTACCAGAGCCCAAAGCAGAGGTGAGAGCTGGTGAAGAAATCCCCAAATCATCTCCATTATTGGCACCAGAGGTTGAAACCGAGAAG CCTGTACTTACACAGGTAAAGAAAAGCAAGAAGAAACCTAAACAGGAGGTAAAGCCAGCCAAGAATGTGTTAGTGTCGATTGGAAAGGAGTCAGATGATG GGGCATGGGAGACCAAGGTAAGTAACCGAGAGAAAAAACAACAGCGGCGGAAGGACAAGGGTCCAGATGACTCAGGAAGCCCAGGTGGTGTGGAGGCTCCTAGCTTTCATACAAACCCACCCACTGTCACCGCCCCCCTCCATACCAACAGAAAAAACAAAG AACCCCAGCGGACAAGGACTGGTGGAAAAGGAGATGTTTCCATTGCACCAG TGAACCCCCACTGGAGAGAGGAGCCCTCAGTGAATGGGGGAGGATGGGCAGATGTGTCCACAAAACTTCCCAGCCAGATGGCCATCAAAGATTGGCCGGCCATAACCACTGGCCCCCGACACAGAAACCCTGAGTCCCAGACCTGGAATCCAGATATGGAAG GGACATGGAGTGGGGTCGACAGCAGGATCAAGCCTGAACTCAAACCTGTGACTTTCTCTGTGCCTGGAATGAACACAACAG CCTCGGAGCCCAAGCCCCATTTTCCTGCTGATCGGCAACGGGATAATCAGCCCGCTTGTGAGGATGTTTGGTCCA ATGGCATCGATGCAGCGGACCCCAGCTCTGACTGGAACGCCCCAACGGAGCTGTGGGGGAACTACGAGGAGCCGGTGGTGGTGGAggccccggccccaccaccaccgGAGCAGGCCGCACCCCAG GTGTcggatgaggagatggaggatgcCGCCAGTGGGGGAACTGCCAaatccaagaagaagaagaaaaagaagaagaaactggAGGATGAGGGTGTTCCAGCACAGGTAAGAAAACAGTTGAACAAAAAATGA
- the mtdha gene encoding metadherin a isoform X3, with the protein MATDWQALAMEQAELISSRLREILSSGQGYIRSQFGVELGLRPELYPSWAVLLTAVVGVLVVLVMSWAALCGSGKKRITSATYGSGGEPVKAPVIKTVKSEEQKKKIKKKSVDKAQSNGRTVPEPKAEVRAGEEIPKSSPLLAPEVETEKVKKSKKKPKQEVKPAKNVLVSIGKESDDGAWETKVSNREKKQQRRKDKGPDDSGSPGGVEAPSFHTNPPTVTAPLHTNRKNKEPQRTRTGGKGDVSIAPVNPHWREEPSVNGGGWADVSTKLPSQMAIKDWPAITTGPRHRNPESQTWNPDMEGTWSGVDSRIKPELKPVTFSVPGMNTTASEPKPHFPADRQRDNQPACEDVWSNGIDAADPSSDWNAPTELWGNYEEPVVVEAPAPPPPEQAAPQVGQVSDEEMEDAASGGTAKSKKKKKKKKKLEDEGVPAQVRKQLNKK; encoded by the exons ATGGCAACGGATTGGCAAGCCCTAGCTATGGAGCAAGCTGAATTGATCTCTAGTCGTCTCAGAGAGATCTTATCCTCTGGACAGGGATATATTAGATCGCAGTTTGGAGTTGAACTAGGACTGAGGCCTGAGCTCTACCCGTCTTGGGCTGTTCTCTTAACGGCGGTCGTTGGTGTGCTAGTAGTGCTTGTGATGTCGTGGGCCGCTTTATGTGGCAGTGGGAAAAAGCGTATAACGTCTGCCACATACGGCAGTGGTGGTGAACCAGTGAAGGCTCCAGTGATCAAGACTGTCAAATCCGAGgaacaaaagaaaaagataAAAAAGAAATCTGTTGATAAG GCTCAATCCAATGGTCGAACTGTACCAGAGCCCAAAGCAGAGGTGAGAGCTGGTGAAGAAATCCCCAAATCATCTCCATTATTGGCACCAGAGGTTGAAACCGAGAAG GTAAAGAAAAGCAAGAAGAAACCTAAACAGGAGGTAAAGCCAGCCAAGAATGTGTTAGTGTCGATTGGAAAGGAGTCAGATGATG GGGCATGGGAGACCAAGGTAAGTAACCGAGAGAAAAAACAACAGCGGCGGAAGGACAAGGGTCCAGATGACTCAGGAAGCCCAGGTGGTGTGGAGGCTCCTAGCTTTCATACAAACCCACCCACTGTCACCGCCCCCCTCCATACCAACAGAAAAAACAAAG AACCCCAGCGGACAAGGACTGGTGGAAAAGGAGATGTTTCCATTGCACCAG TGAACCCCCACTGGAGAGAGGAGCCCTCAGTGAATGGGGGAGGATGGGCAGATGTGTCCACAAAACTTCCCAGCCAGATGGCCATCAAAGATTGGCCGGCCATAACCACTGGCCCCCGACACAGAAACCCTGAGTCCCAGACCTGGAATCCAGATATGGAAG GGACATGGAGTGGGGTCGACAGCAGGATCAAGCCTGAACTCAAACCTGTGACTTTCTCTGTGCCTGGAATGAACACAACAG CCTCGGAGCCCAAGCCCCATTTTCCTGCTGATCGGCAACGGGATAATCAGCCCGCTTGTGAGGATGTTTGGTCCA ATGGCATCGATGCAGCGGACCCCAGCTCTGACTGGAACGCCCCAACGGAGCTGTGGGGGAACTACGAGGAGCCGGTGGTGGTGGAggccccggccccaccaccaccgGAGCAGGCCGCACCCCAGGTGGGCCAG GTGTcggatgaggagatggaggatgcCGCCAGTGGGGGAACTGCCAaatccaagaagaagaagaaaaagaagaagaaactggAGGATGAGGGTGTTCCAGCACAGGTAAGAAAACAGTTGAACAAAAAATGA
- the mtdha gene encoding metadherin a isoform X1, whose product MATDWQALAMEQAELISSRLREILSSGQGYIRSQFGVELGLRPELYPSWAVLLTAVVGVLVVLVMSWAALCGSGKKRITSATYGSGGEPVKAPVIKTVKSEEQKKKIKKKSVDKAQSNGRTVPEPKAEVRAGEEIPKSSPLLAPEVETEKPVLTQVKKSKKKPKQEVKPAKNVLVSIGKESDDGAWETKVSNREKKQQRRKDKGPDDSGSPGGVEAPSFHTNPPTVTAPLHTNRKNKEPQRTRTGGKGDVSIAPVNPHWREEPSVNGGGWADVSTKLPSQMAIKDWPAITTGPRHRNPESQTWNPDMEGTWSGVDSRIKPELKPVTFSVPGMNTTASEPKPHFPADRQRDNQPACEDVWSNGIDAADPSSDWNAPTELWGNYEEPVVVEAPAPPPPEQAAPQVGQVSDEEMEDAASGGTAKSKKKKKKKKKLEDEGVPAQVRKQLNKK is encoded by the exons ATGGCAACGGATTGGCAAGCCCTAGCTATGGAGCAAGCTGAATTGATCTCTAGTCGTCTCAGAGAGATCTTATCCTCTGGACAGGGATATATTAGATCGCAGTTTGGAGTTGAACTAGGACTGAGGCCTGAGCTCTACCCGTCTTGGGCTGTTCTCTTAACGGCGGTCGTTGGTGTGCTAGTAGTGCTTGTGATGTCGTGGGCCGCTTTATGTGGCAGTGGGAAAAAGCGTATAACGTCTGCCACATACGGCAGTGGTGGTGAACCAGTGAAGGCTCCAGTGATCAAGACTGTCAAATCCGAGgaacaaaagaaaaagataAAAAAGAAATCTGTTGATAAG GCTCAATCCAATGGTCGAACTGTACCAGAGCCCAAAGCAGAGGTGAGAGCTGGTGAAGAAATCCCCAAATCATCTCCATTATTGGCACCAGAGGTTGAAACCGAGAAG CCTGTACTTACACAGGTAAAGAAAAGCAAGAAGAAACCTAAACAGGAGGTAAAGCCAGCCAAGAATGTGTTAGTGTCGATTGGAAAGGAGTCAGATGATG GGGCATGGGAGACCAAGGTAAGTAACCGAGAGAAAAAACAACAGCGGCGGAAGGACAAGGGTCCAGATGACTCAGGAAGCCCAGGTGGTGTGGAGGCTCCTAGCTTTCATACAAACCCACCCACTGTCACCGCCCCCCTCCATACCAACAGAAAAAACAAAG AACCCCAGCGGACAAGGACTGGTGGAAAAGGAGATGTTTCCATTGCACCAG TGAACCCCCACTGGAGAGAGGAGCCCTCAGTGAATGGGGGAGGATGGGCAGATGTGTCCACAAAACTTCCCAGCCAGATGGCCATCAAAGATTGGCCGGCCATAACCACTGGCCCCCGACACAGAAACCCTGAGTCCCAGACCTGGAATCCAGATATGGAAG GGACATGGAGTGGGGTCGACAGCAGGATCAAGCCTGAACTCAAACCTGTGACTTTCTCTGTGCCTGGAATGAACACAACAG CCTCGGAGCCCAAGCCCCATTTTCCTGCTGATCGGCAACGGGATAATCAGCCCGCTTGTGAGGATGTTTGGTCCA ATGGCATCGATGCAGCGGACCCCAGCTCTGACTGGAACGCCCCAACGGAGCTGTGGGGGAACTACGAGGAGCCGGTGGTGGTGGAggccccggccccaccaccaccgGAGCAGGCCGCACCCCAGGTGGGCCAG GTGTcggatgaggagatggaggatgcCGCCAGTGGGGGAACTGCCAaatccaagaagaagaagaaaaagaagaagaaactggAGGATGAGGGTGTTCCAGCACAGGTAAGAAAACAGTTGAACAAAAAATGA
- the rrm2b gene encoding ribonucleoside-diphosphate reductase subunit M2 B: MECLSHVDQCPMSKECQNVHREPDHNNSETENEPMLRENPRRFVIFPIQYPDIWKMYKQAQASFWTVEEVDLSKDLVHWDNLKSTEKHFISHVLAFFAASDGIVNENLVQRFCQEVQVPEARSFYGFQILIENVHSEMYSLLINTYIMDLKERDYLFNAIQTMPCVKQKADWALQWISDKSTFGERLVAFAAVEGIFFSGSFAAIYWLKKRGLMPGLTYSNELISRDEGLHCNFACLLFSYIVKKPSENRIKDIIRKAVSIEQEFLTVALPVNLIGMNCSLMKQYIEFVADRLLEDLGLNKVYKVENPFDFMESISLEGKTNFFEKRVSEYQRFGVMSNAMDSEFTLDADF; this comes from the exons ATGGAATGTTTAAGTCATGTAGATCAATGCCCGATGTCGAAAGAGTGTCAG AATGTACACAGAGAGCCTGACCACAACAATTCCGAGACAGAAAATGAACCAATGCTCAGAGAAAACCCAAGACGTTTTGTCATCTTCCCCATCCAATATCCTGACATCTGGAAAATGTACAAACAGGCGCAGGCGTCCTTCTGGACAGTAGAGGAG GTGGATCTCTCTAAAGACCTCGTGCACTGGGACAACTTGAAGTCTACTGAGAAACACTTCATCTCCCATGTCTTAGCCTTCTTTGCTGCCAGCGATGGCATTGTCAATGAGAACTTA GTCCAGAGGTTCTGCCAGGAGGTTCAGGTTCCAGAGGCACGTTCCTTCTACGGCTTTCAGATCCTCATTGAAAATGTTCACTCCGAAATGTACAGTCTGCTCATCAACACCTACATCATGGACTTGAAGGAAAG GGATTACTTGTTTAATGCAATTCAGACAATGCCTTGTGTGAAGCAAAAAGCTGATTGGGCACTCCAGTGGATATCAGACAAATCCACTTTTG GGGAGAGACTAGTTGCATTTGCTGCTGTGGAGGGTATCTTCTTCTCAGGTTCATTTGCTGCAATCTATTGGCTGAAGAAGCGAGGCTTGATGCCGGGTCTTACCTACTCCAATGAACTAATCAGCCGGGATGAG GGCCTGCACTGTAACTTTGCTTGCCTACTGTTCAGCTACATTGTGAAGAAGCCTTCAGAGAACAGGATAAAGGACATTATCAGGAAAGCCGTTAGCATTGAGCAG GAGTTTCTGACCGTGGCTTTACCAGTAAATCTCATCGGAATGAATTGCTCACTGATGAAGCAATATATTGAGTTTGTTGCTGACAGGCTGCTTGAGGATCTGGGACTAAACAAG GTTTACAAAGTTGAAAACCCTTTTGACTTCATGGAGTCCATTTCATTGGAGGGGAAGACTAACTTTTTTGAGAAAAGGGTGTCTGAGTATCAGAGATTTGGAGTGATGTCTAATGCCATGGACAGTGAATTCACTCTGGATGCTGACTTTTAA